From Actinomycetota bacterium, one genomic window encodes:
- a CDS encoding cation transporter, with protein MTVTTRTYSVPAISCDHCKRAIEGEVTKLGGVDLVDVDVQRREVRVRGDVSDDAVRAAIDQAGYDVEAVL; from the coding sequence ATGACCGTGACGACCCGGACCTACAGCGTCCCCGCGATCTCGTGTGACCACTGCAAACGCGCGATCGAGGGAGAAGTGACCAAGCTCGGCGGCGTCGACCTCGTCGACGTGGACGTCCAGCGTCGCGAGGTCCGCGTCCGCGGCGACGTCTCCGACGACGCCGTCCGCGCCGCCATCGATCAGGCCGGCTACGACGTCGAAGCGGTGCTGTGA